In the Aeromicrobium fastidiosum genome, TGCGGTGGTCGGACCCGCCCGCCCGTGGGTGGGGGCACGCTCGTCGTACGAGCGGGCACGGCGGGCGCACGAGCTCGGCCTGACCGGCGACACCGACACGCACCTCGCGGATCTCGTCGTGCAGGCCGATCCCGATGCCCGCGCCGATCTGCGCGCGCGGGTGCTGGCACCCCTCGCCGACCTGAGCCCGGCGTCGCGCGACAAGCTGACCGCCACCCTGCGCGCCTGGCTGCTGCACCACGGACGCCGCGAGGAGGTCGCCCAGGCACTGTTCGTGCACCCCCAGACGGTCCGCTACCGGATGAACCAGCTGCGCGATCTGTACGGCGACGGGCTCACCGACCCGCAGCTCGTGCGCGACGCGACGATCGCGCTGGCGTGACCGCGTGCCGGTTGCTCACGCAGCGGTGAGCGCTTCGACCATCTGGTTGAACTCGTCGGCCCAGGGGTCGATGGGTAGCGCTTGGTCTGCTGTCTGGTGCTCCAGTTCCCAGTCCGCTATCGGTAGTGGTTCTGGGGTGCGTGTGTAGGTGTGCCCGGTGCTGGTGGTCCATGCGAAGACCCCGGGCGCGGGTTGTCGAAGACGTAGGTGTCCCTCGGTCTTGAGGTTATGTGCACGCCGGTTCAACGGTCCGGTGTTCGCGGCGGACGTCTCGGCGGGCCATGGATCACTGTGGTCGGTGTCGCAGGCCCGGGCGGGGACGGTGCTGGTCGGAAAGACGCTGGTGCCGTCGCGGAACTCCAGCACCTGAGCCAACCGGGTGGGTGCGAACCGTCCGAGCCAGGTGACGGTCATCAGGTTGCCGACGTCATCGGTCACCAACCGGTACAGCAGCGACTGCTCGTCGGCCATCGCGGCCCGCACGACGTGCGCCGGAATCGTGGCCGACCGGTCCGTCAGCTCACCGGGCACATCACTGAATCCCATGAGGGACGAGAGCGGGACGGTGATGCCGATGACCGCCCGGAATCCGAGCCCACCGGGCTCGCGGCCCAATAGCGCGTCGACGAACAGATCGGCGCGCGCTTGGTCGATCGTCCGCCCGTCGTCAGCGGGAAGCGCGTGGGCGGCTCCGGTGAGCGACTGCATCACCGCGGCCGCATCCGTGGCGGCGACGTCGGCGGTCAGGCGGGTCATCCCATCGCCCAGCGGCCGGGATGAGACCTTCCGGTCGGCATGCGCGCGTTCGTGACGGCGGGCCGACTCGGTGGCTTCGGTGCGTTCGACCCACCGGTCCAACCACCGAGTCGCCTGACCCGGCGTCAACCGGCCGACTCGCTCGACAGCGATGTCATCGAGCGCGGTCACAGACTCGGCATGCACCAGACGGGTCGCGGCACGGTCGATGGCTGTGACGTGGGTGGTGCTGATCCGTCCGTCGAGCCACGCCTGCCACACGTCGGGCATCGTCGACCGCAACCGCCGGGCACGGGCCACACGGCGTTCGACAGTGGGGACCGGCAGGCGCATCGCGAGCGACAGCTCGTGCACCGCCGCATCGACCCGCCGCCGTCCCTGCGCCTCACTGACCGCCTCACCGGCAGCACGGGCGCGGTCGACGAAGTCCAGCATGTCGACCGCTTCGGCGGCCTCGAGCGCGGCGAGCGCCTCGCGACGCACGACCACCTGCTCGATGACCTGCCGATCGTCCAACACCCGAAAACCCCCGCCGTCTCAACCTTTCTCCCACTCTAGAGACAGGGTCAGACAACACCTCAGGGCTCAGGCGGCGATGTGCACAGCCGACAGGATCACGACCCACTACGTCCCAGCCGTGCGGAGGCGAACCTCGCGCTGCATGCGCTTCTCGTGGCGTTCGCGGCCCTTGACCGCCTCGAGCTCCCTGCTCTTCGGCGGTGCCTTGGTCACGAGCCCGTCGAGCAGGCGGCGCGTGGCCGCGGCGATCTCGTCGACCGCCTGGTCGAAGGCCTCCGCATTGGCCTGCGAGGGCCTGGTCGACCCGCTGACCTTGCGCACGAACTGCACAGCGGCCTCGCGGACCTCGTCGTCGGTCGTCGGTGGCTCGAAGTTGTGGAGCACCCTGATGTTCCGGCACATGCAGCGACGATAACCCCGTGGACCGCCGCCGGGCGAGAGCTCAGCCGGTCGCCCGTGAGACGGTCTACTCGGCCCACCCCAGCTCCCAGGAGGACGCGTGCCCGTCCCGCAGATCACTGCCGTGCGACTCGGCGGCTCCCCCGCCCTCCCGCTGCTCGTGCTCGGCCCCTCGCTCGGCACGTCGGCCAGGACCCTGTGGTCCGCCGCGGCCGCCCACCTGTCGGACGCGTTCGAGGTCGTCGCGTGGGACCTGCCGGGGCACGGCAGCAACCCGATCGTGGCCCGACCGTTCACGATGTCCGAGCTGGCGGCCGGTGTTCTCGCGATGATCGACGACATGGTCGCCGAGCGCGGCGACGTCGACACGTCGTTCGTCTACGCCGGCAACTCCGTCGGGGGTGCCGTCGGGTTGCACCTGCTGCTCGACTCGCCCGCCCGCGTCGACGCCGCCGTGCTGCTGTGCACGGGCGCGAAGATCGGGGACGCCGCGGCCTGGCACGACCGCGCCGCGACGGTGCGGGCGTCGGGCACGTCGGCCGTCGTCGAGGGCTCGGCCGCCCGCTGGTTCGCGCCGGGATTCCTCGAGCGCGAGCCCGCGAGGGGCAGCGCCCTGCTGCAGGCACTGCGGGACACCGATCGCGAGGGATACGCCCAGGCCTGCGAGGCACTGGCGGGGCACGACGTGAGGTCACGGCTCGGCCGTGTCGGCACGCCCGTCCTCGCGGTGGCGGGCAGCGACGACGTGCCGACGCCGACCGAGACACTGCAGGAGATCGCCGCCGGGGTCAGGGACGGCCGGCTCGTCGTCCTCGACGGGATCGCCCACCTCGCACCCGCTGAGGCCCCGGCGGAGGTGGCCCGGCTCGTCCGGGCCCACGTCCGGGGCGAGGCCGACGCCGCGACCCTGGCACCCCCGTCAGCTCTCGACCCCCGCAGCACGTCCCTCGTCACCGTGACGGCGCTCGTGGCCGGAGGCCACCACGACGAGCTCGCGACGCACCTGCGGACGGCACGCGCCCACGGGCTCTCGACGGAGGAGCTCGACCACCTGCTGCAGATCGTTGTGCTCTCCGGTGTCCCCGCCACGAGCGACTCGATCCGCGTCGCCCGTGACGTGCTCGCGGAGATCGACCGCGAGGAATCCGCCTAGACCCGAGTCACAGACCCATGTGCTTGCCGGCGTCGCGCAGGACGTCGGTCAGGCCTGCCACGATGTCGTCGAGCAGGGCCGCGTCGCTGATGAGCGGCGGGGCGATCTGCAGCACGGCGTCGCCGCGGTCGTCGCAGCGCGCGATGAGCCCGGCGTCACGCAGGCGACGCGGCAGGTAGCCCCGCAGCAGGTCGTTGCGCTCGGCCTGGTCGAAGCGGGTCGCCTCGTCGTCCTTGACCAGCTCCATGGCCCAGAAGAAGCCGGCACCGCGGACGTCGCCGACGATCGGCAGGTCGAGCAGGTGCTGCAGGCGCGCCTGCAGGGGACCGGCCTGCGCCCGGACGTTCTCGAGCACCTGGTCGCGCTCGATGATCTCGATGCTCTTGGCCGCGAGCGCGGCGCTCAGCGGGTGGCCGCCGAACGTGATGCCGTGACGGAACACCTTGTTGTGCTCCACCAGCGGTGCGACGACGTGGTGGCGGGCCAGCATCGCGCCCATCGGCGCATAGGCCGAGGTGAGGCCCTTGGCGACGCTGATCAGGTCGGGTGCCACGCCCTCGCGCGACGACGCGAACCACTCGCCGATACGGCCGAACCCGGTGATGACCTCGTCGGCCATCAGCAGGACGCCGTACTTGTCGGCGATCGCGCGCAGGCCCGTCCAGTAGCCGGCCGGTGCCGTGAAGCAGCCTCCCGCGTTCTGCACCGGCTCGGCGATGATCAGCGCGACCTCGTCGGCCCCGGCGGCGATGATCGCGTCCTCGACCTCGGCCAGCAGGCGGGCGCAGAACGCCGCCTCCTCGTGGCCGTCGTCGGCGCGGAACCGGTTGGTGTTCGACACCTTGGTGACCTCGACCGGCGGGGTGCCGAAGCCCTCCTTGAACGGCTGGACGCCCGTGAACGACAGCGCCCCCAGGGTGACGCCGTGGTAGGCCCGGTCGCGGGCGATCGCCTTGGTGCGCTGCGGCTGGCCGATCGCGATGAAGTGCTCGCGCACCATCTTCCAGGCCGACTCGACCGACTCCGAGCCGCCACCGGTGAAGAACACCCGGTAGTCGTCGGCGGGTGCCAGCTCGCTGATCTTCTCGGCCAGGTCGATCGTGGCGGGGTGCGCCGTGCCCCAGCTGGTGTTGAACGCCATGGTGGTCAGCTGCTGGGTCGCTGCCTCTGCCATCTCCTCGCCGTACGAGTAGCCCAGCTGCGAGCAGAACAGGCTCGACAGGGCGTCGATGTAGCGGCGGCCGTGGGTGTCGTAGACGTACGGGCCCTCGGCCCGATCGATGACCAGGAGGTCGTCGATCTCCTGCTTCGAGAAGTGCAGGATCAGGTTGTCCTTGGCCGACTGCTGCAGACGGTCGTGGGCGGGGTTCGGGCTGAAGGAGCTGGGGCTGGTCACGGCTCAGACCTCTCGTGTGTCGGTGGCGATGATGTGCTGGGCCAGCTCGGCGCCGACGCGCAGGGCACCGTCGACGTGCTGGAAGCCGAGACCGGCGACGTCGGAGCTGCCGATCTGGATGGGTCCGACCGGCTCGCGCAGGCGCGGGCCGAACCGGGTGAGGCCGCCGAGGTCGAAGCTCGTGGCGTAGGCGCCCTGGCCGAGCTCCTCGGACGTCCAGTCGCTCTCGTAGTACGAGGTCGGCGTCAGTGCCTGCTCGCCGTAGTAGTGGGCGAGCGACGTCAGGATCGCCGTGCGACGAGCCTCGGCGTCGAGGCGGCTGACCTCGTCGACCCGCTCGTCGGAGATGAAGCCGACCAGGGTGCCGCGCGAGTCGCCATGGTTGGTGTTGTCGTAGGCCTCGTGCACGAGCTCGTACGGGCTGAACACCGTGCCCGACAGGCCGGCCTCGCGCCAGAACGGCGTGTCGTACGTGATGTGGAGCTTGGTGACCAGCCCGAACGACTGGTGCTGGTGCGCCTCGCGCTGGGCCGACGGCAGCGGCGGCTCGAACCGGATGCGCGGCACGACGGTCGGCGGCACGGCCAGCACGAGGTGCCGGGCCGACACCGTCAGGTCACCCGCGACGACCTCGACGCCGGTGCCGCTCCAGCGCACCTTCTCGACGTCCACGCCGAGCCGGACGGCGTCGCCGAGCCGCTCGGCCAGCGCCAGCGGCACGCCCTGCAGACCGCCGACGACCCGCTTGTCGAGGATGAACTCGGAGTCGACGAGGTGGCTGAAGCTGCCGGCACTCGCGGCCATCTGCACGGCCTGCAGCGCCGAGAAGGCGTGGGCGGGCTTGGTCAGCATGGCCTGCGCGATGAACATCGCGATGTTGTCGATGGCCTCCTGCTCGTCGCAGCGGTCGGCGAGCCAGGCCGCGAAGCTCACCTGGTCGAGCTCGGCGGCGAAGGGGGCGTCCCACGGACGGTCGGGGTCCATCTGCGCGGCCAGCTCGTCGAGCTCGTCGGTCAGTGCGACCATGGCCTTCTCGACCGCGGGCGGGACGGGCAGCTGCTCGCCCTCGAACGTGCGACGCTCGCCCGAGATGCCGATGTAGACCGACGCACCCTCGCGGTAGCGCGAGAAGGTCTCGAGACCCAGCTCGTCGAGCACGCGCAGCAGCTCGGTCTGGTCGGGCGAGACCCACTGGCCGCCGAGCTCGAGGTCGACGCCGTCGACCTCGTCGGTCCACAGCCGTCCCCCCACGCGTTCGCGAGCCTCGAGGACGACGACCGAGCGGCCGGCCTGCTGCAGGGCGTGCGCCGCGGACAGGCCGGTCGCTCCGGCCCCGATGACGACGACGTCGATCTGATCGGACATGCTCATGCCTCCACGTTGCTCATGACGTGCTTGACCCGGGTGTATTCCTCGAGACCGTACGCCGACAGGTCCTTGCCGTGCCCCGACGCCCCGAACCCGCCGTGCGGCATCTCCGAGACGAACGGGATGTGGGTGTTGACCCACACGCAGCCGAAGTCGAGCTCGGCGGTCATCCGCAGCGCCCGACCGTGGTCCTTGGTCCACACGCTGGCGGCCAGGCCGTACGGCACGTCGTTGGCGAGGTCCTGGGCCTGCTCGTCGGTCGTGAACGACTGCACCGTGAGCACGGGCCCGAAGACCTCCTGCTGCACGATCGCGTCGTCCTGCCGCACGCCCGAGATGATCGTCGGCGCGAAGTAGAACCCGTCGCCGTCGAGGCGCGAACCGCCGGTCTCGATCGTGGCGTGGTCTCCGAGCCCGGCGATCATCCGCTCGACGGACGCGAGGTGACCCGCGTTGTTGAGCGTCCCGTACGCGGCGGAGTCGTCGTCGGGGGCACCGGGGCGAGACGCCTCGGCCTGCTCGACCAGCAGGCGCAGCAGCTCGTCGTGGACGCTCTCGTGCACGATGACGCGCGTCGCGGCGGTGCAGTCCTGGCCCGCGTTGAAGAATCCGCCCACGGCGATGCCCTCGGCGGCCGCCTGCAGGTCGGCGTCGGCGAACACGACGGCCGGTGCCTTGCCGCCCAGCTCGAGGTGCGCGCGCTTGAGGTTCCTGGCCGCGGACACGGCCACCTCGATGCCGGCACGCACCGATCCGGTGATGGCGACGAGACCCGGAGTCGGGTGCTCGACCAGGAGGCGTCCGGTGTCGGCGTTGCCGTTGACGACGTTGAAGACGCCGGCCGGCAGGATCTCGCCGGCGATCTCCGCCAGGCGGACGGTCGACCGCGGGGTCGTGTCGCTCGGCTTGAGCACGATCGTGTTGCCCGCGGCGAGCGCCGGGGCGATCTTCCAGATGGCCATCGCGAACGGGTAGTTCCAGGGCGTCACCTGGGCGACGACGCCGATCGGCTCGCGGCGGATGCTCGACGAGAGGCCCTCGACGTACTCGCCCGTCGCCTTGCCCTCGAGCAGGCGCGCGGCACCGGCGAAGAAGCGCAGCTGGTCGACGCCCTGGTCGATCTCCTCGGTCGCGACGTGCACCTTGATCTGTCCCGTGTCGCGCGACTGCAGCAGGGCGAGCTCGTCACGGGCTGCCTCGATCGCGTCGGCGATCTGCAGCAGGGCGAGCTGGCGCGCCTTCGGCGTCGTGCGCTTCCACGTCTTCGATGCGCGCAGGGCCGCGGCGAACGCGGCGTCGACCTCGTCGGCGGTCGAGATCGGCGAGCGTCCGTCGGGACGTCCCGTCGTGGGGTCGACGAGCTCGATGAAGTCGGTGGCTGCGGAGTCGACGAGGGCACCGTCCACGTAGTTCTTGATCAGATCAGTGTTCTGGATGGTGTCGGTCATGGCGTGGGCTCCTCGTGATCGGGCAGAAGGACGTAGATCTTGCGGAGGGTCTCGTAGACGATCCAGCGGGTGCGGTCGCCGGCTCGCAGCCGGACGACGGTGCCCGCGGCCAGGGGGATGCTGCTGCCGTCGGCGAGCTCGACCAAACCCCGGCCGGACAGGACGACGAACATCTCCTCGACCTCGGTGTCCTTGACGACGCCCGACGTGATCTCCCAGACGCCGAGCTCGACGTCGCCGTGGGTGTGCAGCGTCTCGGCACCCATCGTCGGGTGCCCGCCGAGCACGTCGTCGTCCTGGACGGGTGCGTGCTCGATCGGCACCGCCAGGGCGTCCTGGGCCAGGAGGCGCTCGGTGGCCAGCTCGTGACCCGTCATGAGTCGAACCCGAGGCCCAGGCGGTCGAGCGTGCGCAGCAGCACGTTGCGCTGTCCTTCGCGGTGGTCGGCGCGATCGAGCGACCACTTGGTGGCCTCGATGCCGATCTTGGCGAACGGCTCGGGCGGGAACGGCAAGGGCTTCTTGCGCACCATCTCGAGCTGCGTGCGGGGCGTCTGCTCGCCCGCGAGCCGGTCGAGCATGACCTGGGCGGCGAAGCGGGTCGCGACGACGCCGAGTCCCGTGAACCCCGCGGCATAGGCGACCCGGCCGCGCAGCGCCAGGCCATTGAACGCGCAGAACTGCGTCGACGTGTCGATCGCCCCGGCCCACCGGTGCGAGAACCGGACGCCCTCGAGCTGCGGGAACGTCGTGAGCAGGTGCGACGCGAGCGTGCGGTAGCTGTCGTCGCGGTCCTCGTACTCCGGCCGGACGTTGCGCCCTGCGTGGTAGACGGCGTCGTAGCCGCCGTAGAGGATGCGGTCGTCGGCGGTGAGCCGCGAGTAGTGGAACTGGTTGGCCAGGTCTGTGAGGCCCTGGCGGCCGTGCCAGCCGATGCTGTCGCGCTGCTCGGCGGTCAGCGGCTCGGTCATCAGGACGTAGTCGTAGACCGGCACCGTCATGAGGCGCGTGCGGCGCAGGAGCGAGGTGAAGACGTTGGTCGCGAGGACGACCTGCCGGCTCCGCACCAGACCCGCGGCGGTGCGCACCTCGACGCCGCCGCCACTGCGGCGGGGCGGACCCACGACCGCCGAGTGCTCGAAGATCTCGACCCCGAGCTCCTCGGCGGCACGGGCGAGCCCGTGGGCCAGGCGACCGGGGTGGACGAGTGCGTCGTCGCCGTGGGTCAGGCGTCCCGCGGCGAACGCGGGGCTGTTGATCTCGGCGCGCACCTGCTGGGCGTCGAGGAACGTCCCGGCCTGCTCCTCCTGCAGCCAGCGCACCTGGTGCGGCTCGTAGGCCACCGACAGCACACCCGTGAGCTCGAGCTGCGCGTCGATGCCCAGATCGCGGATGTCGCTCGTGAACCCCTCGAAGTTGTCGTCGCTGTGCTGCTCGAGCGCCTCGTACTCGTCAGGCCAGCGGCTGCGACCGTTCTCCTCGCCGTGGGTCAGGCTCGACTCGGCGAAGCCGCCGTTGCGACCCGAGGCCGCCCAGCCGATCGTCTGTGCCTCGAGCAGCACGACCCGCCGCGACGGGTCGCGCCGCTTGGCCAGCACCGCGGTCCACAGACCCGTGTAGCCACCGCCGACGATCGTCAGGTCGGCGTCGCGCGTGCCCACGAGGCTCGCGCGCGGCTGCGTCTCGACGTCGTCGAGCCAGAACACCCGCTGCTCGGACGCCGCGAGGCTCGCCGTCACGAGGGACGCCGAGGGCGCGTTCCGCTCGAAGACTGTCGAATGGCGTGTCATGGTGTCGGGCCCGTTCTGTCGAGGATCGTGGAGGTCAGGCGTTCTGGGGGAACCCGAGGTTGATGCCGCCGTGGCTCGGGTCGAGCCAGCGGGAGGTGACGACCTTGCCGCGGGTGAAGAAGTGGACGCCCTCGGTGCCGTGCGCGTGGCTGTCGCCGAACAACGAGTTCTTCCAGCCGCCGAACGAGTAGTAGGCCATCGGGACGGGCACCGGCACGTTGATGCCGATCATCCCGACCTCGACCTCGTTCTGGAAGCGGCGGGCAGCGCCACCGTCGTTGGTGAAGATCGCGGTGCCGTTGCCGTAGGGGTTGGAGTTGATGATCTCCAGCGCCTCGTCGTACGAGTCGACGCGCAGCACCGCGAGCACGGGGCCGAAGATCTCCTCGGTGTAGATGCTCATGCCG is a window encoding:
- a CDS encoding aminotransferase class III-fold pyridoxal phosphate-dependent enzyme, with the translated sequence MTSPSSFSPNPAHDRLQQSAKDNLILHFSKQEIDDLLVIDRAEGPYVYDTHGRRYIDALSSLFCSQLGYSYGEEMAEAATQQLTTMAFNTSWGTAHPATIDLAEKISELAPADDYRVFFTGGGSESVESAWKMVREHFIAIGQPQRTKAIARDRAYHGVTLGALSFTGVQPFKEGFGTPPVEVTKVSNTNRFRADDGHEEAAFCARLLAEVEDAIIAAGADEVALIIAEPVQNAGGCFTAPAGYWTGLRAIADKYGVLLMADEVITGFGRIGEWFASSREGVAPDLISVAKGLTSAYAPMGAMLARHHVVAPLVEHNKVFRHGITFGGHPLSAALAAKSIEIIERDQVLENVRAQAGPLQARLQHLLDLPIVGDVRGAGFFWAMELVKDDEATRFDQAERNDLLRGYLPRRLRDAGLIARCDDRGDAVLQIAPPLISDAALLDDIVAGLTDVLRDAGKHMGL
- a CDS encoding alpha/beta fold hydrolase, whose translation is MPVPQITAVRLGGSPALPLLVLGPSLGTSARTLWSAAAAHLSDAFEVVAWDLPGHGSNPIVARPFTMSELAAGVLAMIDDMVAERGDVDTSFVYAGNSVGGAVGLHLLLDSPARVDAAVLLCTGAKIGDAAAWHDRAATVRASGTSAVVEGSAARWFAPGFLEREPARGSALLQALRDTDREGYAQACEALAGHDVRSRLGRVGTPVLAVAGSDDVPTPTETLQEIAAGVRDGRLVVLDGIAHLAPAEAPAEVARLVRAHVRGEADAATLAPPSALDPRSTSLVTVTALVAGGHHDELATHLRTARAHGLSTEELDHLLQIVVLSGVPATSDSIRVARDVLAEIDREESA
- a CDS encoding DUF2277 domain-containing protein, with amino-acid sequence MCRNIRVLHNFEPPTTDDEVREAAVQFVRKVSGSTRPSQANAEAFDQAVDEIAAATRRLLDGLVTKAPPKSRELEAVKGRERHEKRMQREVRLRTAGT
- a CDS encoding DUF222 domain-containing protein; amino-acid sequence: MLDDRQVIEQVVVRREALAALEAAEAVDMLDFVDRARAAGEAVSEAQGRRRVDAAVHELSLAMRLPVPTVERRVARARRLRSTMPDVWQAWLDGRISTTHVTAIDRAATRLVHAESVTALDDIAVERVGRLTPGQATRWLDRWVERTEATESARRHERAHADRKVSSRPLGDGMTRLTADVAATDAAAVMQSLTGAAHALPADDGRTIDQARADLFVDALLGREPGGLGFRAVIGITVPLSSLMGFSDVPGELTDRSATIPAHVVRAAMADEQSLLYRLVTDDVGNLMTVTWLGRFAPTRLAQVLEFRDGTSVFPTSTVPARACDTDHSDPWPAETSAANTGPLNRRAHNLKTEGHLRLRQPAPGVFAWTTSTGHTYTRTPEPLPIADWELEHQTADQALPIDPWADEFNQMVEALTAA
- a CDS encoding NAD(P)/FAD-dependent oxidoreductase, with the protein product MTRHSTVFERNAPSASLVTASLAASEQRVFWLDDVETQPRASLVGTRDADLTIVGGGYTGLWTAVLAKRRDPSRRVVLLEAQTIGWAASGRNGGFAESSLTHGEENGRSRWPDEYEALEQHSDDNFEGFTSDIRDLGIDAQLELTGVLSVAYEPHQVRWLQEEQAGTFLDAQQVRAEINSPAFAAGRLTHGDDALVHPGRLAHGLARAAEELGVEIFEHSAVVGPPRRSGGGVEVRTAAGLVRSRQVVLATNVFTSLLRRTRLMTVPVYDYVLMTEPLTAEQRDSIGWHGRQGLTDLANQFHYSRLTADDRILYGGYDAVYHAGRNVRPEYEDRDDSYRTLASHLLTTFPQLEGVRFSHRWAGAIDTSTQFCAFNGLALRGRVAYAAGFTGLGVVATRFAAQVMLDRLAGEQTPRTQLEMVRKKPLPFPPEPFAKIGIEATKWSLDRADHREGQRNVLLRTLDRLGLGFDS
- a CDS encoding cupin domain-containing protein → MTGHELATERLLAQDALAVPIEHAPVQDDDVLGGHPTMGAETLHTHGDVELGVWEITSGVVKDTEVEEMFVVLSGRGLVELADGSSIPLAAGTVVRLRAGDRTRWIVYETLRKIYVLLPDHEEPTP
- a CDS encoding gamma-aminobutyraldehyde dehydrogenase, coding for MTDTIQNTDLIKNYVDGALVDSAATDFIELVDPTTGRPDGRSPISTADEVDAAFAAALRASKTWKRTTPKARQLALLQIADAIEAARDELALLQSRDTGQIKVHVATEEIDQGVDQLRFFAGAARLLEGKATGEYVEGLSSSIRREPIGVVAQVTPWNYPFAMAIWKIAPALAAGNTIVLKPSDTTPRSTVRLAEIAGEILPAGVFNVVNGNADTGRLLVEHPTPGLVAITGSVRAGIEVAVSAARNLKRAHLELGGKAPAVVFADADLQAAAEGIAVGGFFNAGQDCTAATRVIVHESVHDELLRLLVEQAEASRPGAPDDDSAAYGTLNNAGHLASVERMIAGLGDHATIETGGSRLDGDGFYFAPTIISGVRQDDAIVQQEVFGPVLTVQSFTTDEQAQDLANDVPYGLAASVWTKDHGRALRMTAELDFGCVWVNTHIPFVSEMPHGGFGASGHGKDLSAYGLEEYTRVKHVMSNVEA
- a CDS encoding flavin monoamine oxidase family protein — its product is MSMSDQIDVVVIGAGATGLSAAHALQQAGRSVVVLEARERVGGRLWTDEVDGVDLELGGQWVSPDQTELLRVLDELGLETFSRYREGASVYIGISGERRTFEGEQLPVPPAVEKAMVALTDELDELAAQMDPDRPWDAPFAAELDQVSFAAWLADRCDEQEAIDNIAMFIAQAMLTKPAHAFSALQAVQMAASAGSFSHLVDSEFILDKRVVGGLQGVPLALAERLGDAVRLGVDVEKVRWSGTGVEVVAGDLTVSARHLVLAVPPTVVPRIRFEPPLPSAQREAHQHQSFGLVTKLHITYDTPFWREAGLSGTVFSPYELVHEAYDNTNHGDSRGTLVGFISDERVDEVSRLDAEARRTAILTSLAHYYGEQALTPTSYYESDWTSEELGQGAYATSFDLGGLTRFGPRLREPVGPIQIGSSDVAGLGFQHVDGALRVGAELAQHIIATDTREV